In Bufo gargarizans isolate SCDJY-AF-19 chromosome 5, ASM1485885v1, whole genome shotgun sequence, the following are encoded in one genomic region:
- the LOC122938445 gene encoding twist-related protein isoform X2 yields the protein MMQEESSSPVSPADSFSNSEEELDRQQSKRECKKRRPGRKNPEDPESPTSVKRNKKASSTGSSPQSFEELQTQRVMANVRERQRTQSLNEAFAALRKIIPTLPSDKLSKIQTLKLASRYIDFLCQVLQSDELDSKMASCSYVAHER from the exons ATGATGCAGGAAGAGTCAAGCTCTCCAGTCTCCCCTGCGGACAGCTTTAGCAACAGTGAGGAAGAGCTTGACAGGCAGCAGAGCAAGAGGGAATGCAAGAAGAGGAGACCCGGTAGGAAGAATCCAGAGGATCCAGAAAGCCCAACCTCAGTCAAGAGGAACAAGAAGGCCAGCAGCACAGGCAGCAGCCCACAGTCTTTTGAGGAGCTACAGACCCAAAGAGTCATGGCCAACGTCAGAGAACGCCAAAGAACTCAGTCCCTCAACGAAGCCTTCGCTGCCCTGCGCAAGATCATCCCCACCCTTCCCTCAGACAAACTGAGTAAAATCCAGACCTTAAAACTGGCATCCAGATACATTGACTTCCTCTGCCAGGTTTTACAGAGCGACGAGTTGGACTCCAAAATGGCCAGCTGTAGTTATGTGGCCCATGAGAG ATGA
- the LOC122938445 gene encoding twist-related protein isoform X1 — MMQEESSSPVSPADSFSNSEEELDRQQSKRECKKRRPGRKNPEDPESPTSVKRNKKASSTGSSPQSFEELQTQRVMANVRERQRTQSLNEAFAALRKIIPTLPSDKLSKIQTLKLASRYIDFLCQVLQSDELDSKMASCSYVAHERLSYAFSVWRMEGAWSMSASH, encoded by the coding sequence ATGATGCAGGAAGAGTCAAGCTCTCCAGTCTCCCCTGCGGACAGCTTTAGCAACAGTGAGGAAGAGCTTGACAGGCAGCAGAGCAAGAGGGAATGCAAGAAGAGGAGACCCGGTAGGAAGAATCCAGAGGATCCAGAAAGCCCAACCTCAGTCAAGAGGAACAAGAAGGCCAGCAGCACAGGCAGCAGCCCACAGTCTTTTGAGGAGCTACAGACCCAAAGAGTCATGGCCAACGTCAGAGAACGCCAAAGAACTCAGTCCCTCAACGAAGCCTTCGCTGCCCTGCGCAAGATCATCCCCACCCTTCCCTCAGACAAACTGAGTAAAATCCAGACCTTAAAACTGGCATCCAGATACATTGACTTCCTCTGCCAGGTTTTACAGAGCGACGAGTTGGACTCCAAAATGGCCAGCTGTAGTTATGTGGCCCATGAGAGGTTAAGTTATGCCTTCTCGGTGTGGAGGATGGAGGGAGCATGGTCTATGTCTGCATCTCACTAA